The Cottoperca gobio chromosome 8, fCotGob3.1, whole genome shotgun sequence genome contains the following window.
ctgattgagtatgtagtatgcagtacgtactactgattgagtatgtagtatgcagtacgtacctgattgagtatgtagtatgcagtaatGCAGGTACGtactgattgagtatgtagtatgctgGTATGCCAGTACGtactgattgagtatgtagtatgcagtatgccaGTACGTCACTGATTTGAGtaggtagtatgcagtacgtacaTGATTGAGTAGTAGTCATGCCAGTCCTGCAGTACGTACTGATTGAGCaatatgtagtatgcagtacgtactGATGAGTATGTAGGATGCTAGCTATGAACAGTACGTACTGATGAGTCATGTAGTGTATGCAGATATGTTTAGTTTTTGAGACGTTGGGATGGACAGATATCATCATCTGTGAAGTCATAACACAATCTATTCAACACAGGGTTTGAGTTTTTCAACTGGACTCAtcctatgtaaatatataaattatttaacTCATTGGGgacttctcctctctctctcatcatatGATCTGGCTCTCTATGAGAGAGGATGAAAtcgagaggatgagagagaggcctttcttccctgtctctctcccctccctctcttccctgtctcttctcccctcccctctcttctctctctctctctctccctccctctctattccctctctctctcctccctctctcttctctctctctctctctctctctctctctctctctcttccctctctctctcctctctctctccccttccccctctttctcgctccctctctgtgtgaAGTGAAGCTGCCTCAGAGGTGTCTGACACCCTCCAGCACAGACAGGTGCACCGCTCCAGTGATGCTAACCCTCTCCAACTACCAACTACAGTCTGAAAATATCCTGAACTAAACCTTTGCACAATAACTGTTTATTTTTCAACCACAGAAAAGTGCAGGGGCGCACTGCGCTTTTACGCATGGAAGTTGGAATCAGCCTCAATACATTTACGCATGGCTGTGTCTCGTCTCTTCGGAATAAGCGTCCGGGCTTTTAAGAGCTTCTCAGGGCGTCAATTGCGGGGTAAAAAGTGAGCAAAGATGCGGGGCACTGAACTGCTGCTTGGTTACTTTCTTGTAAAAGTTATGTTGTGCGACGCGGAGGGGCAGCCGGGTCAGACCGCCGACGACTTCATGCTGGTGACCGGGTTTAATAACTCAAAGGAATTGGAGAGCGGGGTCACGGAGAGCCCGCAAATGGAGGACAAGTGCCGCGGCTACTACGACGTGATGGGCCAGTGGGACCCGCCGTTTGTGTGCATGACGGGCAGCTACCTGTACTGCTGCGGCACCTGTGGCTTCAGGTTCTGCTGCGCGTTTAAAAGCTCCCGGCTGGACCAGACCACCTGTAAGAACTACGACACCCCGCCGTGGATGATGACAGGAAGACCGCCACCGAAAGTGGATGTGGCGCTGGACTCCGCGAAGGATAAAACCAACCTCATTGTGTATGTCATATGCGGGGTCGTGGCCATAATAGCACTGATAGGAATTTTCACCAAGCTAGGTTTGGAGAAGACGCACCGTCCGCACAGAGACAATATGTCAAGGTAGGTCATCATTTTACCAATGTacctgttttaaataaataaatacttcttATTTCAGTGTTGCGAGTTATCTGTCAAAACATCTAAAAGCTGATCTGTTATTATGTGTATAATGTATTAACTCATCTGTGTGCAAAAACCGGCAATTTGATCAAAATCCCTCACAAAGCAACaagttgttttgtaaataaaagcGAGTAACAATTTGAAAATGAAGTTTAGCTGCACTCAGATATCAACCTGCAGATTTTatagtgaaaatgtatttaattcacattttaGTCGGTGTTACAGACACAAAGTGTTTGGATTGCATATTGCATTGTCCTTGGTCTGATGCGACTTTCCTTTGAAACTGTGGATTGTCAGACATGATGTTGTGATGTTCGCCTGctcaagatttatttttgtccaaATATAACTCAGAAAGATGGTTAATTAAtaggaaaatataaatatatatattctagtTTGGAATCGCCAAGAAATATAGTACTATGCACAAGGTCAGCTGTAATGTTGCAATCTACATCTGTTAAAAAGGCACAATGTGTTGACTCTTGCATGTGTACAATTGTGCCAAAAATTGCACATTACAGACTTGCTTGTgagcatcaaaacacacacacacacacacacacacacacacacacacacacacacacacacacacacacacacacacatgtatgtggaGTGTGCAGCCTACTCCTGCAGACACTGTGTTGTCAGTGTCGTTCTGTAAGAGCACAGGCTCATTTCCCTCCCTTAAAACGTGTTATTGAAGACACTGCACCATAATGAGGTAATATAGAGGATATTACTTGAAACTGAGCTGACACCTGTGACAAAAGTTAAAGGCCCTGGACATGGACTATACTGTGAATAACTCTCATAAACAACTGAAGTCTTGATATACAGTAAAATACTGTATGTagcttaaaaaacaacaacacactaaCCAACTGTGGACTCACTGCTTGACATAGTGACATCTTTAATCTGAAGATAGTTTTAAACAAATTAAGCTCTTAATTAAGATAACTTCCCTATTTTTCTCACTTTATTGCTTTGTTGTACCAAGACACAGAAGTTTGAGGAAGTCACTCCAGAAAAACACGACTTGCCACAAGTCTCAGTTTCTCTGTACCTGTAAAAATGAAACTGCCATGTTTTATGTGcatgtccaatcagtgttgatagtaaatgtgtgtgcgatttattattatatatacagagaAAGCTGAGTGATCGcagtgcctacatgtaccagaATGCATTGCGCGTAAGCCGGGCACTGGTGACCATATCATCCGCAGTCGCAGTCTCTCCACTGCATTTCTTCAGCCGCAAAATGTGGTTTAAATAAACACTGCTGGATATCAAAGTCAACCTAAACAATGTAAGATGTTGTCCATAACATACTCTGCACTCATATTACGCATCTCGTTTGCAATACGAGCGATGAGAACAAGGAAGTTCTGTTTTTGAGCAGCATCTAGAGCCGGCCCCCTGGAAACTGTTTGTAGTTCTTCCTCGCATCCAACTACGTCACTCTCACGCCAAACAACGCCGCTGGATGCAGCTgcaaacttttctttctttctcggTCAATAAAGCACGCACTGAggaatttattaataataatctaacATTGTTTCAATATTCATGTGACAGGGTCAAACTTTAAAAGGGGACATCTGCAAGGAGTGGAAATAATCCTGATGACGTCATGAGGGCTTTGTCGAATTGGGGTTGAGATTCTTTTTAACAGAAATCCTGCGTTACGAACTTGAGATGTGGAGCATGAAAGATGTGAGGCAGAGAGCCTGAAGAAAGActttgagttgcattatgggaatcgTAGGTTCCAGTGTTTTTTGTGTGGACTAATAGTTACGACTAAACGTCAGGATTTTTCGGCCTCTGCAGCTTCAATTTGAACCCGTTTAAACTGCCTGACGACAGCATGTGACTTCAGCAGCAGAGACCACAGTTTGTGTTCCTGCCTCCATCTTTCCCCAACCTTAATCAAGTACATAACCTCATAACGATCATGTCACACAGGTTGTTTCATAGGACACAGACGAGGAGGACTTGTTATTTACTTAATGTCCTCTCTgagtttgttcttcttcttttcagaGCTCTGGCACACGTCATCCGCCATCCTGCCTCAGAACACACGGACGACATTGGACTTGGCCAGCACTATGAGAACATACAAACCAGAGTCACACTTAACAGTCTACGTAAGTACTGACATCAGCAGCACACAGCGCCTATTAGCTTTACACCTACATTTACATTCACACGACAGAGCAGCTTGTGTAAACCAGAGGGGCTCCCCTTTCATAGATAAAAAGATTTAAGACCTTTACACACCGGCGgcgtttttttaattcacatatgaatatatattctttaactCTTAACTCTTGTTAGAGTGGCAGCATTAAAAGTGACACTGCAGCATGCGTCTTCTGAATCACTGCTTCCAACAGATTAGTGCCTCTGCACAAGAAGCGGCAGGTTTACCGACTCCCTGAGGGGAAAAAACTAACATTTTCTCTGCAAGAAATTCACTTGTAGTCCCACTAGGAGGTCCGCCCCCAGTTTAAGAACCCACTGGTTTAAACACACTAATGCTGCTACCATCTGCTTTTGCTGACCAGAATCACACATCAATTTCAAGACACACTACTAGATACACTCTCAGATTCTATTTTAAACTAATATAAACCTACAATTGCGAGCCATGTTTATTTGCGTGCCTATCCTGAAATAGCTGAAGTggtggaggaaaagaaaagtccCTCTACAATCCTGCAGGCTAGTGAAGCAATTAGTCATGCCCTCAGCAATCACTTGACATATACACTAATTACCACCGACAACCTAGAGCTCTGCTTCTTAGCCAAAACTTACTGTATGCAACGGCCTCACACTTTATATTGCACACTCATTCTTTAGTTCATCAACACCaatgcctacacacacacacacacacacacacacacacacacacacacccacacagataTGCAGCGACAGAAAGAGTTCTTATTAATGCTAACTTGCTTACTGCCTTGACAGCTCCAGTCAATAAAGCTTTCTCTGCGAGCTGGATAATTATGGCAAATGGCATctcacataaaaaataaaaaaataaaaagttgttttgcCAGCAGAATTTTAATGGTTGTATTCATCATTTAGAAATACCTGCTCTAGCTGAATAACTGACTTAAATAATAAAGCAAGGATACATTTCCTGATGCTGCTCCAATGCATTATATAGTGAAATAATATAGTAGAAG
Protein-coding sequences here:
- the shisa9b gene encoding protein shisa-9B → MRGTELLLGYFLVKVMLCDAEGQPGQTADDFMLVTGFNNSKELESGVTESPQMEDKCRGYYDVMGQWDPPFVCMTGSYLYCCGTCGFRFCCAFKSSRLDQTTCKNYDTPPWMMTGRPPPKVDVALDSAKDKTNLIVYVICGVVAIIALIGIFTKLGLEKTHRPHRDNMSRALAHVIRHPASEHTDDIGLGQHYENIQTRVTLNSLHSSHMNNAAQAATLITQLYPAVGQITSPYEQQPVKDLNKYATLKAVAEKANDSFYSNRHQVIEMTTKGSLPMEAVDMEPEPSNPYSSPRQLSAKQNGHKYKSSRSHSSQLLSYGSNTAASPGVLRSWESKDMMGLRQSYGSNKLCFIEKELHTTRYMPPQPYFVTNSKTEVTV